Within Nocardioides rotundus, the genomic segment GTATGGCGGGTGGGCGGTGGGATCGCCGGATCGTCGTACCCTGACGCCATGGCGGACAGCGAGGTGCGGGTCGACGTCGACGGCCGGACGCTGAGGCTGACGAACCTGGAGAAGGTGCTCTACCCGGCCACGGGGACGACCAAGGGCGAGGTGCTCGACTACTACGCCCGCATCTCGCCGGTCCTGCTGCCGCATCTGGCCGACCGCGCCGTCACCCGCATCCGGTGGCCGCACGGGGTGCAGGGGGGAAGCTTCTTCGAGAAGAACCGGCCCGCCGGGACGCCGTCGTGGGTGCGCACGGTGACCGTGCCGACGACCGGCTCGCGCACCGACGGGCAGGCGGGGGAGCTGACCTTCCCGATCGTCGACGACCTCGCGACGCTCACCTGGCTGGGCAACCTCGCCGCGCTGGAGCTGCACGTGCACCAGTGGACGGTGGCCGAGGACGGCGAGGTGCGCAACCCGAACCGGCTGGTGATCGACCTCGACCCCGGTGAGCCCGCCGGCCTGTCGGAGTGCTGCCAGGTGGCGCTGCTCGTGCGCGACCGGCTCGCCGAGCACGGGCTGGAGGGAGCCCCGGTGACCAGCGGCTCCAAGGGGCTGCACCTCTACGCCGGGCTGCCGGGCGAGCTGGACTCCGAGGGCACCACGGCCCTGGCCAAGGAGATCGCCGAGGCGCTGCAGCGGGACCACCCGGCGCAGGTGACCGCGACCATGACCAAGGCGCGGCGTGGCGGCAAGGTGTTCTTGGACTGGTCGCAGAACTCCGGCTCCAAGACCACCGTGTCGCCGTACTCCCTCCGCGGGCGCGAGCGGCCGACCGTCGCCGCGCCGCTCACCTGGGACGAGGTCGCCGCGGGCGCCGAGGACCCGCTCGCGGTGGACCAGCTCGACTTCACCGAGGTGCTCGCGCGGGTGGAGGAGTACGGCGACCTCTTCGCCGCGCCCTGAGCTTTCTGCGCGGCCGGCCCCGGGGGCTCAGGCGAACGGGTTCGGCCGCAGGCCGGGCTCCTCGCCGAGCAGCTGCTGGGCCTGCGAGAGGAGCGAGTGCTCGACCAGCACCTCGTAGCGGGTGGCGACCACCGCGGAGACCGCGGAGAAGTCCCGCTGGCCGCGGGTGAGCGCGTAGCCCACCAGCGCCCACAGCAGACCGAACAGCACGCCCATCACCGCACAGGTGAGGATCAGCTGGAGCACCCCGTCCTCGCCGAACAGGGAGAGGATGAGGCCGATGAACACGCCGAGCCAGAGGCCGGAGAGGGCGCCGGCCAGCGCCACCTTCCCGGTGGTGAGCCGGCCGGTGATCCGCTCGACCTGCTTGAGGTCGGTGCCGACGATCATCAGGTTCTGCACCGGGAACTCCCGGTCCGAGAGGTGGTCCACGGCCTTCTGCGCGGACTTGTAGTCGTCGTACACCGCCAGCGACTGGGGGAACTCCAGGGAGAGAGGGGAGCGGGCGTTGGGTGCGCCGGGGCCGGGCTGCTGGAAGCTCATGCCCCCATTGTGCCGTGTGCGTGCCCGGATCACTCCGCCCGCGGGAATGTGCCTCGGCGCCCAGGGCCCCCGCACACTGGGTGGGTGATCCACCGCCACCCGTTCCTCACCGTCCTGACCCTGGGCTACCTGGCCTTCGTGGGCTGGCTGACCCTGACGCCGCAGCCGATCGACGCCGGCGACCAGGAGACGATCGGGCGGATCCTGGCGGCGCTGCACCGGCGCGGGCTGTTCGAGTCGGTCGACTACGACCGGCTGGAGTTCCTCGCCAACATCGGCCTCTTCGTGCCGATCGGAGCCTTCCTGGTGCTGCTGCTCGGCGCCCGCTGGTGGTGGGTCGCCGTCGCCGGCTGCCTCGCGCTGACCGCCTTCATCGAGTCCGCCCAGCAGGCGATCCCCGGGCGCGTCCCCGACGACCGCGACCTGCTCGCCAACGGGCTCGGCGGGGTCGCCGGGGTGCTGGTCATGCTGGTGCTGACCGCGCCCGGAGAGGTACGGCGCGCCCGCGACCGCCGGACCAGGGCCCGGGCGCGCCGCGAGCCCGCCCTCACTCGCTGACGCGGATCGCGATCTTCCCGCGGGTGTGGCCCTCCTGGCTGGCCCGGTAGGCGTCGGCCGCCCGCTCCAGCGGGTAGGTCTCGGCCACCGACACCGCCAGCTCGCCGTCGTCGACCAGCTGGGCGAGGGTCTCCAGGTCGTTGACGTCGGGGCGCACCCAGACGTAGAGCCCGCCCTTCTCGGCGACGCTCGGGTCCGCGATCGAGGCGTGCCGGCCGCCGTCGGCGAGCACCGCGAGGGTGCCGTCGAGGACCCCGCCGACGTAGTCGACGACCACGTCCACCCCGTCCGGGGCGAGCTCGCGCACCCGGTCCACCAGGCCGTCGCCGTACTCCACCGGCTCGGCGCCGAGCTCGCGCAGGTAGTCGTGGTTGGCGGCGGACGCGGTGCCGATCACCCGAGCGCCGAGGCTGCGGGCGATCTGCACGGCGAAGGAGCCGACCCCGCCGGAGGCGGCGTGCACCAGCACGGTGTCGCCCTCGCTCACGCCGAGCCGGGTCAGGGTCTGGTAGGCGGTCAGCCCGGCGAGCGGCAGCGAGGCCGCCTGCTCCCAGGTCAGCCCGGCCGGCTTGCGCCCGACGGTGCGGACCGGGACGGTGATGAGCTCGGCGAGCGCGCCGCCCTGGATCACGTCCTTGCGACCGTAGGCGACGACCTCGTCGCCGACGCCGAACTCCTCGACGTCCAGGCCGACCGACTCCACGACGCCGGCGACGTCCCAGCCCGGGATCGCGGGGAAGACCGTCTCCATCATCGGGTCGAGCAGACCCTGCACCAGCTTCCAGTCCACCGGGTTGACCGACGCCGCGCGAACCGCGATGCGCACCTCGGCCGGCCCGACCTTGGGCTCGGGTGCGTCCTCGGTGAGCTGCAGGACCTCGGGGCCGCCGTGCTGGTCGTAGGTGATCGCCTTCATGGGTGTCCTCCCTCTCGTCGACGTCTCTACCCACTCACAACAGGGGCGAGGCCGGGGTGTTCCAGCCCCGGGACGTGGCCTACCTCTCGCCCCTCTCCGGCGACGGTGGCACGAGCGCCGAGCGCGGGTCCACCCCCGGCAAACAGCCGAGGTCGGTGCTGACCGCCGCCGCGGCGCTGAGCACGTCGGGGAGCAGCTGCCCGATCCGCTCGTCGGTCAGCCGGATGCTCGGCGCGGTGAGGGAGAGTACGGCGACCAGGTCGCCGGCCGCCCCGAGGACGGGCACCGAGATCGTGCTCACCCCCGGGAGCGTCTCCTCGAAGGCCCGCGCGACCCCGGTGGCGCGGACCCGCTCGACGTCGGCGCGCAGGGCCTGTGCGGTGGGCGGGTTGGCCGGCTCGACGTCGACGGTGGCCCGGTCGGCGAGGATCCGTTCGACCTGCGCGGGGCTGCGCACGGTGAGGA encodes:
- the ligD gene encoding non-homologous end-joining DNA ligase; this encodes MADSEVRVDVDGRTLRLTNLEKVLYPATGTTKGEVLDYYARISPVLLPHLADRAVTRIRWPHGVQGGSFFEKNRPAGTPSWVRTVTVPTTGSRTDGQAGELTFPIVDDLATLTWLGNLAALELHVHQWTVAEDGEVRNPNRLVIDLDPGEPAGLSECCQVALLVRDRLAEHGLEGAPVTSGSKGLHLYAGLPGELDSEGTTALAKEIAEALQRDHPAQVTATMTKARRGGKVFLDWSQNSGSKTTVSPYSLRGRERPTVAAPLTWDEVAAGAEDPLAVDQLDFTEVLARVEEYGDLFAAP
- a CDS encoding general stress protein, which codes for MSFQQPGPGAPNARSPLSLEFPQSLAVYDDYKSAQKAVDHLSDREFPVQNLMIVGTDLKQVERITGRLTTGKVALAGALSGLWLGVFIGLILSLFGEDGVLQLILTCAVMGVLFGLLWALVGYALTRGQRDFSAVSAVVATRYEVLVEHSLLSQAQQLLGEEPGLRPNPFA
- a CDS encoding NADP-dependent oxidoreductase, with protein sequence MKAITYDQHGGPEVLQLTEDAPEPKVGPAEVRIAVRAASVNPVDWKLVQGLLDPMMETVFPAIPGWDVAGVVESVGLDVEEFGVGDEVVAYGRKDVIQGGALAELITVPVRTVGRKPAGLTWEQAASLPLAGLTAYQTLTRLGVSEGDTVLVHAASGGVGSFAVQIARSLGARVIGTASAANHDYLRELGAEPVEYGDGLVDRVRELAPDGVDVVVDYVGGVLDGTLAVLADGGRHASIADPSVAEKGGLYVWVRPDVNDLETLAQLVDDGELAVSVAETYPLERAADAYRASQEGHTRGKIAIRVSE
- a CDS encoding VanZ family protein, with product MIHRHPFLTVLTLGYLAFVGWLTLTPQPIDAGDQETIGRILAALHRRGLFESVDYDRLEFLANIGLFVPIGAFLVLLLGARWWWVAVAGCLALTAFIESAQQAIPGRVPDDRDLLANGLGGVAGVLVMLVLTAPGEVRRARDRRTRARARREPALTR